The sequence below is a genomic window from Bdellovibrio bacteriovorus.
TGGCGTTTAACGATTTTGATGCCGAGGTGATGGGTTTAGATCAAGTCCCTCGGGAGCTGTGGCCTCCACTGGTGATCACTCATATCAGTTTTCAGATCATGGTGGCCATTGGGACCGCGATGGCTCTGATCGCCGTGCTATTTTTCGTCTATCAACGGAAAAATTTTTTCCCATCTTGGCTTTTAAAAACCATCATCGCCTTTTCACCTTTGGGATTTGTGGCGATGGAAGCTGGCTGGATCGTCACTGAAGTGGGGCGACAACCTTGGATCATTTACGGGATTTTAAAAACACGCGATGCGGTCACACCCGTGCCAGGAATGAAATATCATTTCTTTTTATTCTTAGCACTGTATCTCTTCTTAAGCTTCGTCACTGTCTGGCTGCTGAAACGACAAGTTGTTGCGGCACAAAGAAAGTTTGAGGTTCGATGATTGAAATTCTTCTTTTCTTTATTGGAGCTTCGCTTTTACTTTACGTTCTATTTGGTGGCGCCGATTATGGTGCCGGTATTTTAGAGCTTCTTCCAGCAGGCGATTTACGAGATTCACAGAAAAAAGTTATCAACGATGCGATGGGGCCCGTGTGGGAGGCCAATCACATGTGGCTGATCTTAGTTGTCGTGATACTTTTCATGGGATTTCCTGCGATCTTCACGCTTCTTATGACCTCGCTACATATTCCGATGGTGGCTCTGCTTTTCGGCATTGTTGTTCGTGGGTGTGCTTTCACTTTTAGGCATTACGATGCCGTTCAAGCACCGCAATCACAAAACGTGTACACTGTTCTATTTGGAACTTCGAGCCTTTGGACGGCGATGTGGCTAGGTATCATTGCCGGAAGTTTGAACCGAGGCTTGATTGATCCTTTAAGCACCGACTTTCACGAAGCCTATATAGCTCCCTGGTGGGGAATTTATCCTTTCTGCATGGGAATTTTTGTAGTTTGCATCTTTGCCTTTTTAGCCAGCGTCTATTTGATCGGCGAAACTGAAAATCTGGACCTTAAAAAGATGTTCATCAAGCGCGCTTTTATTCTTAATTACTTAGTCGTCCTTTCGGGCGCCTTTGTTTTCGCGGCTTCCGCTGATGAGCGCACGCCTTTGTTTGCTGATTTCTTTGAAAGCAAGATCACTATGGCAATTATGCTTGCGGCAACGATCCTGTTCATCGCGCTTTGGTTTTTTATTCGGAAAAGACAAACTCTGTTAACTCGCACGGTGGCAGCCGGACAAATCACTTTGATCTTGGCTGGATGGTATGTGCTCAATGCACCGAACGCCCTTTTGACAGTGCAAGGACCGATCAGTTTTTACGAAGCAGCAGCTCCTTTAGCAACACTGTGGCAGTTAGTGATAGCACTTTTAGTGGGGAGCCTTTTTATCTTTCCAAGTTTGTTCTATTTGATGAAAGTCTTTAAGACCGGAACGACAGAGGAAATGTAACGGCAAGGATTGACCGTCCATGGTCAATTTGCCTCCCCCAAGGCTCACCGTCGGTGACTGATTGCTTATCCAACAATCTTCCCTCGAAGTGAAACGGGCGAAACTCTTTAGAGCTGCCCACAAATAGGATTGAAAAATTCGCGCGAAGCCTCAATCAAATTTTCTGTGTTCAGGATAAAGAACATGAAGTAGCTGCATAGACATGCTTTACGGCACTAAGTCCAGTGATCTCATAAGCACAATCTTCCGATAAGAGATGTATGCTTTTGAGACTCTTAGGTTCGTTTTTCATTCTGGTGATATTTCTTTTGAGTGCGCAGGCCAATGCACAGACGTCAGTCTCTCCTGAAAAAGCTCAGGCTCTGTTCACAAAAACGAAAAGTCTGTTTGAGCCCATCGCGAAAGCTCGAGGAGAAGAGTTCTTCTTAGAAATCCATTGGGATCGGAACACAGTTTCCGCACAAGCCGTGCGCAACGAAATGAAAAAGTATGGAATTGGGGTCGATGTCGGAATGCTGACCTCTTCGCGTGTAAACGAAGATGCACTTGCCTTAACGCTTTGTCATGAAGCGGGACATCTTTTTGGAGGTCGACCTTTAAGAAGCCTTCCCGCAGAATGGGAAGGCCCTTCTGATGAAACCGGCAAAAGTCTTTTAACTTCTGAAGGACAAGCTGATTACTATTCGACAGCGGCCTGCTTTAGGAAAATGGTTGAAGGCGAAGACCATCGATCCGCGCTCAGTGGAAAAGAAATCCCTCAGCGCGTAACCACTC
It includes:
- a CDS encoding cytochrome d ubiquinol oxidase subunit II, with protein sequence MIEILLFFIGASLLLYVLFGGADYGAGILELLPAGDLRDSQKKVINDAMGPVWEANHMWLILVVVILFMGFPAIFTLLMTSLHIPMVALLFGIVVRGCAFTFRHYDAVQAPQSQNVYTVLFGTSSLWTAMWLGIIAGSLNRGLIDPLSTDFHEAYIAPWWGIYPFCMGIFVVCIFAFLASVYLIGETENLDLKKMFIKRAFILNYLVVLSGAFVFAASADERTPLFADFFESKITMAIMLAATILFIALWFFIRKRQTLLTRTVAAGQITLILAGWYVLNAPNALLTVQGPISFYEAAAPLATLWQLVIALLVGSLFIFPSLFYLMKVFKTGTTEEM